The Candidatus Deferrimicrobiaceae bacterium nucleotide sequence GGAAGGGGGCCCTCCGGGGGCCGCCCGGTTTCTCCTTCATGATATCATCCCCGGCCCCTTATCCGCTTCCGAAAACGGGTCCCCTAAGCCCCACAGGAACGCGCCCGCATTGCGACCGCGCGGGGGCCGGTCAGAAGGCGCCCTTCTCCTTCGTGTAGGCCAGCCGCCCCCCGGCCAGGATGATGTCGACCTGCCGGCCGGTGAGCGCGTGCTTCGTCTCGAACTCGAACCCCTTCGTCACGTTCCTTACCTTGACCGTCTGCCCTTTCCCGATCGCCTCCCGGATGTTCGGGATCTCGATCTGATCGCCCTGGTCGATCCGGCCGCAGTCCGCCTCGTCGGCGAACAGGAGCGGGACGATGCCGAAGTTGATCAGGTTGGCCGAATGGATCCGCTCGAACGACTTGGTGATGACCGCGCGGACGCCCAGGTGGCTCGGGCAGATCGCCGCATGCTCCCGCGAGGAGCCCTGCCCGTAAGAGAGCCCGCCCACGACGATGTTGTGGACGCCCTTCGCCTTGTTCGCGAGCGCCCGCTTGCTGAACGTCGGGTCGATCCCCTCGAAGACGAACTCCGCGTACTTGCCGATGTTGGAACGGTATTTAAGCCTCGCCCCGGCGGGCATGATGTGGTCGGTGGTGATCTTGTCCCCCGTCTTCAGGGTCACCTCGCCCCGGATCGTCTCCGGCAGGGGGACGCTCTCCGGCGGGTTCCCGATGTTCGGCCCGCGGCGTACCGTGACCTTCGAGGGATCCTCCGCCGGGGGGAGCACCATCGAGTCGTCCACCAGGAATTTCTTCGGGACCTTCACGTCCGGGTACTCGATCCCGAACTCGCTTGCCACGTCCCGCGGGTCGGCCATCTCCCCTTTGAGCGCGCAGGCGGCGGCGGTCTCCGGGGAGACGAGGAAGATCCCGGCGTCCTTGGTCCCGGAGCGCCCCTCGAAGTTCCGGTTGTTGGTGCGGACCGAGACCCCGCCGGAAGGAGGGGCCTGCCCCGCCCCGATGCAGAAGCCGCAGGCCGTCTCGAGGATCCGGGCCCCGGAACTCACCAGGGTCGC carries:
- a CDS encoding aconitase family protein codes for the protein PHSPDNVTRVKDIAGKRVDQVLVGSCTNASYKDITTLARILNGKVIRPNVSFGVAPGSRQVLQMAAKESSIATLVSSGARILETACGFCIGAGQAPPSGGVSVRTNNRNFEGRSGTKDAGIFLVSPETAAACALKGEMADPRDVASEFGIEYPDVKVPKKFLVDDSMVLPPAEDPSKVTVRRGPNIGNPPESVPLPETIRGEVTLKTGDKITTDHIMPAGARLKYRSNIGKYAEFVFEGIDPTFSKRALANKAKGVHNIVVGGLSYGQGSSREHAAICPSHLGVRAVITKSFERIHSANLINFGIVPLLFADEADCGRIDQGDQIEIPNIREAIGKGQTVKVRNVTKGFEFETKHALTGRQVDIILAGGRLAYTKEKGAF